One Oryza glaberrima chromosome 10, OglaRS2, whole genome shotgun sequence DNA segment encodes these proteins:
- the LOC127753373 gene encoding endo-1,4-beta-xylanase 5-like: protein MVQSVPYDHTASIECLSNPMIPLYSGGVIKNSEFNVGLTDWTVPLGVQATVNRSSSGNKFAEARTDGQPSRTVYQTVQMQPNTHYSLSAWLQVSAGTANVMAVVRTPDGQFVAAGATVAKSGCWSMIKGGMTSYSSGQGQLYFEADAAVAIWVDSVSLQPFTFDEWDAHRQQQSAGRARRSTLGVVVARGTDGAPVPNATVTAELLRPGFPFGNAMTREILDNPAYEQWFTSRFTVATFENEMKWYATEGRQGHEDYRVPDAMLALAERHGVRVRGHNVFWDDQSTQMAWVRSLGPDELRAAMDKRLRSVVSRYGGGKVIGWDVVNENLHWSFYEGKLGPDASPAIYHQVGKIDGETPLFMNEFNTVEQPVDMSAMASKYVAKMNQIRSFPGNGGLKLAVGLESHFGATPNIPFMRATLDTLAQLKLPIWLTEIDVANGTNQAQHLEEVLREGYGHPNVDGMVMWAAWHATGCYVMCLTDDEFKNLAVGDVVDKLIAEWRTHPVAAATTDADGVVELDLAHGEYNVTVTHPSLVSSAVRTLTVDASSSSSENAIDIRV from the exons ATGGTCCAATCGGTTCCTTATGACCATACGGCAAGCATCGAG TGCCTGAGCAACCCGATGATACCTCTGTACAGCGGCGGCGTCATAAAAAACAGCGAGTTCAACGTAGGCCTGACGGACTGGACCGTGCCCTTGGGCGTCCAGGCCACCGTGAATCGCTCGTCGTCCGGCAACAAGTTCGCCGAGGCGCGGACCGACGGCCAGCCGTCGCGCACCGTGTACCAGACGGTCCAGATGCAGCCCAATACCCACTACTCTCTCTCAG CGTGGTTGCAGGTGTCCGCCGGCACGGCCAACGTGATGGCGGTGGTCAGGACCCCCGACGGCcagttcgtcgccgccggcgccaccgtcgccaagTCCGGCTGCTGGAGCATGATCAAGGGCGGCATGACGTCCTACTCCTCCGGGCAAGGCCAGCTCTACTTCGAGGCTGACGCAGCGGTGGCCATCTGGGTGGACAGCGTCTCGCTGCAGCCGTTCACCTTCGACGAGTGGGACGCGCACCGCCAGCAACAATCCGCCGGCAGGGCGCGGCGGAGCACCCTCGGTGTCGTCGTCGCCCGCGGCACCGACGGCGCGCCGGTGCCGAACGCCACGGTGAccgccgagctcctccgcccCGGCTTCCCCTTCGGCAACGCGATGACCCGGGAGATCCTGGACAACCCGGCGTACGAGCAGTGGTTCACGTCGCGGTTCACGGTGGCGACGTTCGAGAACGAGATGAAGTGGTACGCCACGGAGGGGAGGCAGGGGCACGAGGACTACCGCGTCCCGGACGCTATGCTGGCGCTCGCGGAGCGGCACGGCGTCAGGGTGCGCGGCCACAACGTGTTCTGGGACGACCAGAGCACGCAGATGGCGTGGGTCAGGTCGCTGGGGCCGGACGAGCTGAGGGCCGCCATGGACAAGCGGCTCAGGTCTGTCGTGTCGCggtacggcggcggcaaggtgaTCGGCTGGGACGTGGTGAACGAGAACCTCCACTGGAGCTTCTACGAGGGCAAGCTCGGCCCGGACGCGTCGCCGGCGATCTACCACCAGGTGGGGAAGATCGACGGCGAGACGCCGCTGTTCATGAACGAGTTCAACACCGTGGAGCAGCCGGTGGACATGTCGGCGATGGCCAGCAAGTACGTCGCCAAGATGAACCAGATACGGtccttccccggcaacggcggccTGAAGCTCGCCGTCGGGCTCGAGAGCCACTTCGGTGCCACCCCAAACATCCCCTTCATGCGCGCCACGCTGGACACGCTCGCGCAGCTCAAGCTCCCCATCTGGCTCACCGAGATCGACGTCGCCAATGGAACAAACCAG GCGCAGCATTTGGAGGAGGTGTTGAGAGAAGGGTACGGGCACCCGAACGTGGATGGCATGGTGATGTGGGCGGCGTGGCACGCCACGGGGTGCTACGTGATGTGCCTGACGGACGACGAGTTCAAGaacctcgccgtcggcgacgtcgtcgaCAAGCTCATCGCCGAGTGGAGGACGCACCCCgtggccgccgccacgacgGACGCCGACGGTGTCGTCGAGCTCGACCTCGCGCACGGCGAGTACAACGTCACGGTGACCCACCCGTCGCTCGTGTCGTCCGCCGTGCGTACGCTGACCGTGGACGCATCGTCATCCTCGTCGGAGAACGCCATAGACATCAGGGTGTAG
- the LOC127786257 gene encoding endo-1,4-beta-xylanase 4-like, which yields MEKVLVLSLICISLCQGWVVQSLEYDHTASIECLRDPMKPLYNGGIIQNGEFNSGLMGWSTHRDIKAGLSSSPSGNKFAVVQRADSLSGAAVPSRSVYQKIQLQGDTHYSLSAWLQVSAGAAHVKAFVKTPNGERVVAGSVSAQSGCWSMLKGGMTAYSSGPGQIFFESDAPVDIWLDSVSLQPFTFDEWDAHRQQSAAKVRRSTVRVVVRGADGAPMANATVIVELLRAGFPFGNTLTKEILDLPAYEKWFTSRFTVATFENEMKWYSTEWTQNNEDYRVADAMLKLAQKYNIKIRGHNVFWDDQNSQMKWVTPLNLDQLKAAMQKRLKSVVTRYAGKVIHWDVVNENLHFNFFETKLGPNASPMIYNQVGALDKNAILFMNEFNTLEQPGDPNPVPSKYVAKMKQIQSYPGNSALKLGVGLESHFSTPNIPYMRSALDTLAQLKLPMWLTEVDVVKGPNQVKFLEQVLREGYAHPSVNGMIMWAAWHAKGCYVMCLTDNSFKNLPVGTLVDKLIAEWKTHKTAATTGADGALELDLPHGDYNLTVSHPSLGTNATVRAMTVDAASLASEHLINIKV from the exons ATGGAGAAAGTACTGGTGCTCTCCTTGATATGTATTTCACTCTGCCAAG GATGGGTGGTGCAATCTTTAGAATATGATCATACAGCAAGTATTGAG TGCCTTCGCGATCCGATGAAGCCGCTGTACAACGGCGGCATCATCCAGAACGGCGAGTTCAACAGCGGCCTCATGGGCTGGTCCACGCACCGCGACATCAAGGCCGGCCTGAGCAGCTCGCCGTCCGGCAACAAGTTCGCCGTGGTGCAGCGCGCCGACTCCCTCTctggcgccgccgtgccgtcgcgCAGCGTCTACCAGAAGATCCAGTTGCAGGGCGACACCCACTACTCGCTGTCCG CGTGGTTGCAGGTGTCGGCCGGCGCCGCGCACGTGAAGGCGTTCGTCAAGACGCCCAACGGCgagcgcgtcgtcgccggcagcgTCTCCGCCCAGTCCGGCTGCTGGAGCATGCTCAAGGGCGGCATGACCGCCTACTCCTCCGGCCCAGGGCAGATCTTCTTCGAG AGCGACGCGCCGGTGGACATCTGGCTGGACAGCGTGTCGCTGCAGCCGTTCACGTTCGACGAGTGGGACGCGCACCGGCAGCAGTCGGCCGCCAAGGTGAGGAGGAGCACCGTCAGGGTGGTCGtccgcggcgccgacggcgcgcCCATGGCGAACGCCACGGTGATCGTCGAGCTCCTCCGGGCCGGCTTCCCGTTCGGCAACACGCTGACCAAGGAGATCCTGGACCTACCGGCGTACGAGAAGTGGTTCACGTCGCGCTTCACGGTGGCCACGTTCGAGAACGAGATGAAGTGGTACAGCACCGAGTGGACCCAGAACAACGAGGACTACCGCGTCGCCGACGCCATGCTCAAGCTCGCCCAAAAGTACAACATCAAG ATTAGGGGACACAACGTGTTCTGGGACGACCAGAACTCGCAGATGAAGTGGGTGACGCCGCTGAACCTGGACCAGCTGAAGGCGGCGATGCAGAAGCGGCTCAAGTCGGTGGTGACGCGGTACGCCGGGAAGGTGATCCACTGGGACGTGGTGAACGAGAACCTGCACTTCAACTTCTTCGAGACCAAGCTGGGGCCGAACGCGTCGCCGATGATCTACAACCAGGTGGGCGCGCTGGACAAGAACGCCATCCTCTTCATGAACGAGTTCAACACGCTGGAGCAGCCCGGTGACCCCAACCCGGTGCCCAGCAAGTACGTCGCCAAGATGAAGCAGATCCAGAGCTACCCCGGCAACAGCGCCCTCAagctcggcgtcggcctcgAGAGCCACTTCTCCACCCCTAACATCCCTTACATGAGGAGCGCCCTCGACACGTTGGCGCAGCTCAAGCTTCCCATGTGGCTCACCGAGGTCGATGTCGTCAAAGGACCCAACCAG GTGAAGTTCTTGGAGCAGGTGCTGAGGGAAGGGTACGCGCACCCGTCGGTGAACGGGATGATAATGTGGGCGGCGTGGCACGCCAAGGGTTGCTACGTGATGTGCCTGACGGACAACAGCTTCAAGAACCTGCCCGTTGGGACCCTCGTCGACAAGCTGATCGCCGAATGGAAGACGCacaagacggcggcgacgaccggcgccgacggcgcccTCGAGCTCGACCTCCCACACGGCGACTACAACCTGACAGTGAGCCACCCGTCCCTGGGAACGAACGCCACCGTCCGCGCCATGACGGTGGACGCCGCGTCGTTGGCGTCGGAGCACCTGATCAACATTAAGGTCTAG
- the LOC127753033 gene encoding uncharacterized protein LOC127753033 — protein sequence MGNCQAADAAAVVIQHPSSSSGNGGGGGGGRVERAYGAVSAAAVMAANPGHYVAEVVRPVATAPATAASASAPAARRRLKLLRPDDTLVLGGVYRLVTFEDVLKQFVSKRNATISRATIAAAAADDDEDDDGHRRQGHSGGEAAAAAPAKVAAQSHQENPSSPSPTDEARPEPEPEPEPDLVAAAMALGGRMSLSRHGQWRPALPSIAEGSVLCF from the exons ATGGGTAACTGCCAggcggccgacgcggcggccgtcgtAATACAgcacccgtcgtcgtcgtccgggaacggaggaggcggcggcggcggccgcgtcgagcGCGCGTATGGCGCGGTCTCCGCGGCCGCCGTGATGGCCGCCAACCCCGGCCACTACGTCGCCGAGGTCGTTCGTCCCGTGGCCACCGCACCGGCGACGgctgcgtcggcgtcggcgcctgcggcgaggcggcggctgaAGCTGCTCCGGCCCGACGACACGCTCGTGCTCGGCGGCGTCTACCGCCTCGTCACCTTCGAAG ATGTGCTGAAGCAGTTCGTGTCCAAGCGGAACGCCACGATTAGCCGCGCcacgatcgccgccgccgccgccgacgacgacgaggacgatgatGGTCACCGGCGACAGGGtcacagcggcggcgaggcggcggcggcggcgccagcgaaG GTGGCGGCCCAGTCTCATCAAGAGAATCCATCCAGCCCAAGCCCGACTGATGAGGCCCGGCCCGAGCCTGAACCCGAGCCCGAGCCCGATCTCGtagcggcggccatggcgcttGGCGGGAGGATGAGCCTCTCCCGGCACGGGCAGTGGAGGCCGGCGCTGCCGAGCATCGCCGAAGGGAGCGTCCTGTGCTTTTAA